From a region of the Spelaeicoccus albus genome:
- the polA gene encoding DNA polymerase I: MSTSAHGPQPEQTSTLLLIDGHSLAYRAFYALPTDNFRTATGQYTNAVYGFTSMLINVLGAEAPTHVAVAFDVSRESFRQTEYAEYKAGRAKTPPEFAGQVDLVQEVLEAMNISVVTKDGYEADDVLATMATQAAEAGLSVLVMSGDRDCLQLSNDKITVLYPKKGVSEMARMTPDAIEDKYGVSPENYRGLAALVGESADNLPGVPGVGPKTAAKWIAKYEGLDGVIAHIDEIGGKVGESLRENINNVLRNQRLNKLLTDVVLPVEIADTERRAPSREAVHQLFDALEFRVLRDRLFADSGPDESTAEAFTVETERHGPDGLAAWLQGIGTPAGLAVSGTWRHGSGDIDLLAIAPAAGTVDADAGNEQPRVGVIDPSALDTEAENALANWLADADVPKVMHDAKGPSQALAARGLPLRGLTCDTELAAYLLHPDQRTYKLDDLVMRYLGRTIEIDESDDGQLSLDLDGDAAADTALGSNAAGVRDLAKALDGELEKIGAAGLLTDLELPIQRVLAGMETAGIAVDSDRIARLEDMFSDAAERAADAAYETIGRQVNLGSPKQLQVVLFDELDMPKTKRTKTGYTTDADALTDLFAKTEHPFLAHLLDYRDNIRLKQTVEGLRKAVSDDGRVHTSYQQTVAATGRLSSTDPNLQNIPVRTTAGRQIREVFVVGKDSGGRAYESLLTADYSQIEMRIMAHLSGDDGLQAAFRAGEDLHNFVGARVFHVDEADVSAEMRSKVKAMSYGLAYGLSAFGLSRQLKISVDEAGGLRDEYFARFGGVRDYLQDVVEQARRTGYTETIKGRRRYLPDLTSSNRQRRDMAERAALNAPIQGSAADIMKLAMLGVDEGLRHGELGSRMLLQVHDEVIIEVASGEADAVEELVRDKMANAYSLDVPLDVNVGHGKSWHEAAH; the protein is encoded by the coding sequence GTGAGTACCTCAGCACACGGCCCTCAGCCCGAACAGACGTCTACGCTCTTGTTGATCGATGGGCATTCGCTTGCGTATCGCGCGTTCTACGCCCTGCCGACCGACAACTTCCGCACCGCGACGGGCCAGTACACCAACGCCGTCTACGGGTTCACGTCCATGCTCATCAATGTGCTGGGCGCCGAGGCTCCGACCCACGTTGCCGTGGCGTTCGACGTCTCGCGCGAATCGTTCCGCCAGACCGAATATGCCGAGTACAAGGCCGGCCGGGCCAAAACGCCGCCGGAATTCGCCGGACAGGTCGACCTCGTCCAGGAAGTGCTCGAGGCCATGAACATCTCCGTCGTGACCAAGGACGGGTACGAGGCGGACGACGTGCTGGCCACCATGGCCACGCAGGCCGCCGAGGCGGGCCTGAGCGTGCTCGTCATGTCCGGCGACCGCGACTGTCTCCAGCTGTCGAACGACAAGATCACCGTGCTGTACCCGAAAAAGGGTGTGTCTGAAATGGCACGGATGACGCCGGACGCCATTGAAGACAAATACGGCGTCAGCCCCGAAAACTATCGCGGCCTCGCCGCGCTGGTGGGGGAGAGCGCCGACAACCTGCCCGGCGTCCCCGGCGTCGGACCGAAGACCGCCGCCAAGTGGATCGCGAAGTACGAAGGGCTCGACGGGGTCATTGCGCACATCGACGAGATCGGCGGCAAGGTCGGCGAGAGCCTGCGCGAGAACATCAACAACGTGCTGCGCAACCAGAGGTTGAACAAGCTGCTGACCGACGTCGTGCTGCCGGTCGAGATCGCCGACACCGAGCGCCGCGCGCCGTCGCGGGAAGCCGTGCACCAGTTGTTCGATGCGCTTGAATTCCGGGTGTTGCGTGACCGGCTGTTCGCCGATTCGGGCCCGGACGAGAGCACGGCCGAGGCTTTCACCGTCGAGACCGAGAGGCACGGCCCCGACGGACTCGCCGCATGGCTGCAGGGCATCGGCACGCCCGCCGGCCTGGCCGTGTCGGGCACGTGGCGGCACGGCTCGGGCGATATCGACCTGTTGGCGATCGCACCGGCTGCGGGCACGGTCGACGCGGATGCGGGAAATGAGCAACCACGCGTGGGCGTCATCGACCCGTCCGCGCTGGACACCGAGGCCGAGAACGCGCTGGCGAACTGGCTGGCCGACGCGGACGTCCCGAAGGTCATGCATGACGCCAAAGGGCCCAGCCAAGCGTTGGCGGCCCGGGGACTGCCGCTGCGCGGACTGACCTGCGATACCGAACTCGCCGCGTATCTGCTGCATCCCGACCAACGGACCTACAAGCTCGACGACCTCGTCATGCGATATCTGGGCCGCACAATTGAAATCGACGAGTCCGACGACGGCCAGCTCAGTCTCGATCTCGACGGCGACGCCGCTGCCGACACCGCGCTCGGGTCGAACGCGGCCGGCGTCCGGGATCTGGCGAAGGCGCTGGACGGCGAACTGGAAAAAATCGGCGCGGCAGGGCTGCTGACCGACCTCGAACTGCCGATCCAGCGCGTGCTGGCCGGGATGGAGACCGCGGGAATTGCCGTTGACTCCGACCGGATCGCACGGCTCGAGGACATGTTCTCGGACGCCGCCGAAAGGGCTGCCGACGCCGCCTACGAGACGATCGGCCGCCAGGTGAACCTCGGATCGCCCAAGCAGCTGCAAGTCGTGCTTTTCGACGAACTCGACATGCCGAAGACGAAACGCACGAAGACCGGTTATACGACCGACGCCGACGCGTTGACCGATTTGTTCGCCAAAACCGAGCACCCGTTCCTGGCGCACCTGCTGGACTACCGCGACAACATCCGCCTGAAACAAACGGTGGAAGGTCTGCGGAAGGCGGTCAGCGACGACGGGCGCGTACACACCAGCTATCAGCAGACCGTTGCCGCCACCGGCCGGTTGTCGTCGACCGACCCGAACTTGCAGAACATCCCGGTGCGCACGACTGCCGGGCGGCAGATCCGCGAAGTGTTCGTGGTGGGCAAGGATTCCGGCGGCCGGGCGTATGAATCGCTGCTGACCGCCGACTACAGCCAGATCGAAATGCGCATCATGGCGCACTTGTCCGGCGATGACGGCCTGCAGGCGGCGTTCCGAGCCGGAGAAGATCTGCACAACTTCGTCGGCGCCCGCGTCTTCCACGTCGACGAAGCCGACGTGAGCGCGGAAATGCGCTCGAAGGTCAAAGCCATGTCCTACGGCTTGGCATACGGGCTCAGCGCGTTCGGGCTCTCCCGGCAGCTCAAGATCAGCGTCGACGAAGCCGGCGGTCTTCGGGACGAGTACTTCGCCAGATTCGGGGGAGTGCGCGATTATCTGCAGGACGTCGTGGAGCAGGCCCGGCGCACCGGGTACACCGAGACCATCAAGGGCCGGCGCCGCTACCTGCCGGACTTGACCTCGTCCAACCGGCAGCGTCGCGACATGGCCGAACGGGCTGCCCTGAACGCCCCCATCCAGGGGTCGGCGGCCGACATCATGAAGCTGGCGATGCTCGGCGTCGACGAGGGGCTTCGGCACGGCGAACTGGGCAGTCGGATGCTGCTGCAGGTGCACGACGAGGTCATCATCGAGGTCGCGTCCGGTGAAGCGGACGCCGTCGAAGAGTTGGTGCGCGACAAAATGGCGAACGCGTATTCCCTCGACGTGCCGCTCGACGTCAACGTCGGCCACGGCAAATCCTGGCACGAAGCCGCACACTGA
- a CDS encoding hotdog fold thioesterase, with protein sequence MSSVYEAPGEFDADAVLAHLNERSVGTLSDRMGIEFIEAAPDRLVATMPVEGNTQPYGLLHGGAHVVLAETLGSMAASVAAGPGKHVVGIELNASHSRGVRSGRVTGTVTPVHVGGTLMTHRVEVRDEDGKLASTIRITNLVRDAAGPGH encoded by the coding sequence ATGAGTTCCGTGTACGAAGCCCCCGGCGAGTTCGATGCCGACGCAGTTCTCGCTCATCTGAACGAACGGTCCGTCGGCACGTTGAGCGATCGAATGGGGATCGAATTCATCGAGGCCGCTCCCGATCGGTTGGTGGCAACGATGCCCGTCGAGGGCAATACGCAGCCGTACGGGCTGCTGCACGGCGGCGCGCACGTGGTGCTGGCCGAAACGCTCGGGTCGATGGCGGCAAGCGTGGCAGCCGGGCCGGGCAAGCACGTGGTGGGCATCGAGTTGAACGCCAGTCACTCGCGCGGCGTGCGAAGCGGCCGCGTGACCGGGACTGTGACACCCGTACACGTCGGCGGCACGCTGATGACGCATCGGGTCGAGGTGCGCGACGAGGACGGAAAGCTCGCATCGACGATCCGCATCACCAATCTGGTGCGCGACGCCGCGGGGCCGGGTCACTAG
- a CDS encoding ANTAR domain-containing response regulator yields the protein MTAEESAAHPVRRVVVAEDEAVIRLDIVEMLREVGYDVVGEADDGESAIRLAEELRPDLVVMDIKMPVLDGISAAERITKARIAPVVLLTAFSQRELVERARDAGAMAYVVKPFTANDLVPALEIALSRHSEINALEDEVADLQDRFETRKLVDRAKSMLITNMGLTEPDAFRWIQKTSMDRRLTMREVAETVIDQVGKKSG from the coding sequence GTGACGGCCGAGGAAAGCGCTGCTCACCCGGTGCGCCGCGTTGTCGTTGCCGAAGACGAGGCGGTCATCCGTCTCGACATCGTCGAAATGCTCCGCGAAGTCGGATACGACGTGGTCGGCGAGGCCGACGACGGCGAGTCCGCGATCCGGCTGGCCGAAGAGCTCCGGCCCGACCTGGTGGTGATGGACATCAAGATGCCCGTCCTCGACGGCATCAGTGCGGCCGAGCGCATCACCAAGGCCCGCATCGCCCCGGTCGTCCTGCTGACGGCGTTTTCGCAGCGCGAGCTCGTCGAACGTGCGCGGGACGCCGGAGCCATGGCCTACGTCGTCAAGCCGTTCACGGCCAACGATCTGGTGCCTGCCCTCGAAATCGCGTTATCGCGTCACAGCGAGATCAACGCGCTCGAGGACGAAGTGGCAGACCTGCAGGATCGCTTCGAGACCCGCAAGCTCGTCGATCGGGCCAAGAGCATGCTGATCACGAACATGGGGTTGACCGAGCCGGATGCTTTCCGCTGGATCCAAAAGACGTCGATGGATCGGCGCCTGACAATGCGCGAGGTCGCCGAAACGGTGATCGACCAGGTCGGCAAGAAGTCCGGCTGA
- a CDS encoding peptidoglycan-binding domain-containing protein codes for MSNPGQPTIRIGDSGSVVLRAQRALRRTPNLGVELDGKFGPHTESAVKDFQADSRLEVDGVVGPHTWHALPDGGPMPLLKEGADGDVVHDLQRVLSEGKDDWGTLPGPIDGKFGPKTRASVEAFQRWGHVEVDGVVGDHTWAVPLHAMNATLETAVGLKYV; via the coding sequence ATGTCGAACCCCGGACAGCCCACCATCAGGATCGGCGACAGCGGGTCCGTCGTGCTCAGGGCGCAACGGGCGCTACGTCGCACACCGAACCTCGGCGTCGAACTCGACGGCAAATTCGGCCCGCACACGGAATCCGCCGTCAAGGACTTCCAAGCCGATTCCCGCCTGGAAGTGGACGGCGTGGTCGGCCCGCACACGTGGCACGCGCTGCCGGACGGCGGGCCGATGCCGCTGTTGAAGGAGGGCGCGGACGGCGACGTCGTCCACGATCTTCAAAGAGTGCTCAGCGAGGGCAAGGACGATTGGGGCACGCTTCCCGGGCCCATTGACGGAAAGTTCGGGCCCAAGACCCGGGCCTCCGTCGAGGCGTTTCAGCGTTGGGGCCATGTCGAGGTCGACGGCGTCGTCGGCGACCACACGTGGGCCGTTCCGCTGCACGCCATGAATGCGACCCTCGAAACGGCGGTCGGCCTGAAGTACGTCTAA
- the pyk gene encoding pyruvate kinase: MRRAKIVATLGPATSSAEQLRALVDEGLDVARFNLSHGDHDEHAAVYANVRRAVEESGRAVAVLLDLQGPKIRLGRFASGPVDLAEGDTFTITTEEVPGDKDLVGTTHKNLPQDVNVGDPLLIDDGRVRLRATAVTDTRVTTVVEIGGEVSNNKGLNLPGVAVSVPAMSEKDEDDLRWGLRTGFDWVAMSFVRDAADVTRIHEIMEEEGVLLPVIAKIEKPQAVDNLPEILDAFDGIMVARGDLGVELPLEQVPIVQKDAVMLARQQAKPVIVATQMLDSMIQNARPTRAEVSDCANAVLDGTDALMLSGETSVGEYAVDAVRTMARIIESTEEHGLGRIPPLGTEPHTRGGAITKAAVEIGDNLDVGLLCTFSQSGDSVRRMSRLRPDLPLLAFTPVPVVRNQLALSWGVQTFLAEQVKHTDQMARQVDEILLGNGEAQEGELVIIVAGSPPGITGSTNALRVHKMGDAIKGVAPAYADDSDAHRATEGYRADEGRRPS; the protein is encoded by the coding sequence ATGAGACGCGCAAAAATCGTAGCGACCCTGGGGCCGGCAACATCGAGCGCCGAGCAATTGCGAGCACTCGTCGATGAGGGCCTGGACGTCGCCCGGTTCAATTTGAGCCACGGAGACCACGACGAGCATGCGGCGGTGTACGCCAATGTGCGCCGCGCCGTCGAGGAATCCGGCCGCGCCGTCGCCGTCCTGCTCGACCTGCAGGGCCCGAAGATCCGGCTCGGACGATTCGCCTCCGGACCCGTCGACCTGGCCGAGGGCGACACGTTCACCATCACGACCGAAGAAGTGCCGGGCGACAAGGACCTGGTCGGCACCACGCACAAGAATCTGCCGCAGGACGTCAACGTGGGCGACCCGCTGCTCATCGATGACGGCCGGGTCCGCCTCCGCGCCACCGCCGTGACCGATACCCGCGTGACGACAGTCGTCGAGATCGGCGGCGAGGTGTCCAACAACAAGGGGTTGAACCTTCCGGGCGTGGCCGTCAGCGTGCCGGCCATGAGCGAAAAGGACGAGGACGACCTACGGTGGGGCCTGCGCACCGGCTTCGACTGGGTCGCCATGTCGTTCGTCCGCGACGCCGCCGACGTCACCCGCATTCACGAGATCATGGAAGAAGAAGGCGTCCTGCTGCCGGTGATCGCCAAGATCGAAAAGCCGCAAGCCGTCGACAACCTTCCCGAGATCCTCGACGCGTTCGACGGCATCATGGTCGCTCGCGGCGATCTGGGCGTCGAGCTGCCCCTCGAGCAGGTGCCGATCGTGCAAAAGGACGCCGTCATGCTGGCCCGCCAGCAGGCCAAGCCCGTCATCGTGGCCACCCAGATGCTCGATTCGATGATTCAAAACGCCAGGCCGACCCGCGCCGAGGTATCCGACTGCGCCAACGCCGTCCTGGACGGCACCGACGCGCTCATGCTCTCGGGTGAGACGTCCGTCGGCGAATACGCCGTCGATGCCGTGCGCACGATGGCCCGCATCATCGAATCGACCGAAGAGCACGGGCTCGGGCGGATCCCGCCGCTGGGCACCGAGCCGCACACCCGCGGCGGCGCCATCACCAAGGCGGCCGTCGAGATCGGCGACAACCTCGACGTGGGCCTGCTGTGCACGTTCAGCCAGTCCGGCGATTCGGTGCGCCGGATGAGCCGGCTGCGTCCGGACTTGCCGTTGCTGGCATTCACGCCTGTTCCCGTCGTGCGCAACCAGCTGGCGCTCAGTTGGGGCGTGCAAACGTTCCTGGCCGAGCAGGTCAAGCACACCGACCAGATGGCCAGGCAGGTCGATGAGATCCTGCTGGGCAACGGCGAGGCGCAGGAAGGCGAACTCGTGATCATCGTGGCCGGTTCGCCTCCCGGCATCACCGGATCGACGAACGCGCTGCGGGTGCACAAGATGGGCGACGCCATCAAAGGCGTGGCTCCGGCCTACGCCGACGATTCGGACGCCCACCGGGCCACCGAGGGGTACCGCGCCGACGAAGGGCGCCGCCCCTCCTGA
- a CDS encoding glutamate synthase subunit beta — protein sequence MADPHGFLTTRERELPARRPVPVRLMDFREVYEAQSHSQLTRQAGRCMDCGVPFCHTGCPLGNLIPEWNDATWRGDEFEAIERLHATNNFPEFTGRVCPAPCEPACVLGISQPPVTIKQIEQSIIDRAWDHGYVTPHVPDRLTGKTVAVVGSGPAGLAAAQQLTRAGHTVAVFEREDRIGGLLRYGIPDFKLEKRLVDRRLEQMEAEGTRFKPGVRIGTDISWPELRARYDAVIIATGAGVPRDLPLPGRDSDGIMYAMDYLTPSNKVRAGDELPGRVTAEGKHVIIIGGGDTGSDCLGTALREKAASVTTLAIGTRPPDDRPDHEPWPMTPRIFEVSTAHEEGGTREFLASTVEFVADDSGHVRALRVAETEIVDGVRRAAPGTETELPADLVLIALGFSGPDRADLDADFSGPHAPSDPRPIDRDDEFMSEVDGLFVAGDAGRGQSLIVWAIAEGRACAAGVDKWLTGETQLPAPVRPTDRAISLK from the coding sequence ATGGCTGATCCGCACGGATTCTTGACCACCCGCGAGCGCGAACTGCCGGCCCGTCGTCCGGTGCCGGTGCGCCTGATGGATTTCCGCGAGGTCTACGAAGCGCAAAGCCACTCCCAGCTGACACGTCAAGCCGGCCGGTGCATGGACTGCGGAGTGCCGTTCTGCCATACCGGCTGCCCGCTGGGCAATCTCATCCCGGAGTGGAACGACGCAACCTGGCGCGGCGACGAATTCGAGGCGATCGAACGGCTGCACGCCACCAACAACTTCCCCGAATTCACCGGCCGCGTGTGCCCCGCTCCGTGCGAACCCGCATGCGTCCTGGGCATCAGCCAGCCGCCCGTGACAATCAAACAAATCGAGCAGTCGATCATCGACAGGGCCTGGGACCACGGCTACGTCACGCCCCACGTGCCCGACCGGCTGACCGGCAAGACCGTGGCGGTCGTCGGCTCCGGGCCGGCCGGCCTCGCCGCCGCCCAACAGTTGACCCGCGCGGGACACACCGTCGCCGTGTTCGAACGGGAAGACCGCATCGGCGGGCTGCTGCGCTACGGCATCCCGGACTTCAAACTGGAAAAACGTCTGGTCGACAGGCGGCTCGAGCAGATGGAGGCCGAGGGCACCCGGTTCAAACCCGGCGTGAGGATCGGCACCGACATCTCCTGGCCCGAGCTGCGTGCTCGGTACGACGCGGTCATCATCGCGACCGGTGCCGGTGTCCCGCGAGACCTGCCGCTGCCGGGACGCGATTCCGACGGCATCATGTACGCCATGGACTACCTGACGCCGTCCAACAAGGTGCGCGCCGGCGACGAGCTTCCGGGCCGGGTGACCGCCGAAGGCAAACACGTCATCATCATCGGCGGCGGCGACACCGGCTCGGACTGCCTCGGCACGGCGCTGCGCGAAAAGGCCGCCTCCGTCACCACCCTGGCCATCGGCACGCGCCCGCCGGACGATCGCCCGGACCATGAGCCGTGGCCGATGACTCCGCGCATCTTCGAAGTCAGCACGGCCCACGAAGAAGGCGGCACCCGCGAGTTCTTGGCATCGACTGTGGAATTCGTCGCAGACGACTCGGGACACGTTCGCGCGCTGCGCGTGGCCGAGACCGAGATAGTGGACGGCGTCCGTCGCGCAGCGCCGGGCACCGAAACGGAACTCCCGGCCGACCTGGTGCTCATCGCCCTCGGATTCTCCGGGCCCGACCGCGCCGATCTGGACGCCGACTTCAGCGGTCCGCACGCGCCGTCCGATCCGCGCCCCATCGACAGGGACGACGAATTCATGTCCGAAGTGGACGGCTTGTTCGTGGCGGGTGACGCGGGCCGGGGACAGTCGTTGATAGTGTGGGCAATCGCGGAAGGGCGAGCGTGCGCGGCCGGAGTCGACAAATGGTTGACGGGCGAGACGCAGTTGCCGGCCCCCGTACGGCCTACCGACCGGGCGATTTCGCTGAAATGA